The Pyxidicoccus sp. MSG2 DNA segment GAGGTGAGTGTCTCGAAGACGTCACCCAGCAGGACGATGCGCTCGAAGTTGCTCTCCAGGAAGCGCAGGAAGCGCAGGAAGCCGGAGTCGTCGTGCCCGAAGTGGTCCGCGGAATCTCTCCGCCCGAGGTGCAGGTCCGAAATCACCGCGATGCGCATGAGGTCTCCTCGCTCCTTTCGTGGGTAACGCGCTCGGGAATTTCCAACCACGTGACTCTGGCGGGCGGGTGTGTACCGTGTGCCATTTGCATGAATCTTCGTGTCGTCCCGTTCACGCTCTGCATGCTGCTCCTGGGGGCCTCGCTGGCTCATGCCCAGGTGCCGGGGCCTCGCCGGAAGATGGCGGCGGTGCGCGTGGAGCAGCCGCCCACGTTGGACGGCGTGCTGGACGACGAGGCCTGGAAGCAGGCCACCTTCACCACCGACCTCATCCAGAAGGAGCCGGACCAGGGTCTCCCCGCCACCCTGCGCACGGAGGTCGCATTCGTCTACGACGAAGACGCGCTCTATGTCGGCGCTCGGATGTTCAGCGACTCGCCAGCGGACATCGAGGCGGTGATGACGCGCCGGGACGAGAGCGGCGTGGCGGAGCGGCTCATCGTCTCGCTCGACACCTGGCATGACCGGCGCACGGCCTACAGCTTCGCGGTGACGGCCGCGGGCCAGCGCGTGGACTGGTTCCACCCGGTGGACAGCGAGTACGAGCGCGACTTCTCCTTCAACCCGGTGTGGCAGGCGCGCACCCGACTGACGGGCGAGGGCTGGGTCGCGGAGCTGCGGATTCCCTTCTCCCAGCTGCGCTTCAACGACGGGGACGAGCAGGTGTGGGGGCTCAACCTCAACCGCTACGTGCCGCGCCGCAACGAGGACGACTTCTGGGTGGCCGTCCCGCGCCACGTCACCGGCTGGTCCTCGTGGTTCGGTGACTTGACGGGCGTGCGCGGCGTGCGGCCCTCGCGCCGGCTGGAGCTGCTGCCGTACGTGGCGGGGGACTGGCAGGTGAACTCCGGGCGCAACCCGCGCGCGGGCACCCCGTTCGACGCGCGTCGCGACTATGCGGGCAGTGTGGGCGGCGACGCGAAGGTGGGCCTGGGCCCCAACCTCACGCTGGACGCCACGGTGAACCCGGACTTCGGCCAGTTGGAAGCGGACCCGGCGGTGGTGAACCTGAGCGCCTTCGAGACCTTCTTCGAGGAGCGCCGGCCCTTCTTCACGGAGGGCAGCCAGCTCTTCACGGGCAACGGCCCCGCGTACTTCTACTCGCGCCGCATCGGCGCCTCGCCGCGCCTGCTCGTCGACCTCCAGTCCCAGCGGGACTACGTGGAGGCGCCCCGGGCAAGCACGCTGTGGGGCGCGGGGAAGCTCACCGGGCGGCTGGCGTCGGGCATGTCCGTGGGGGCGCTGGCGGCCGTCACCGGCCACAGCTTCGCGGACGTCTACGACTTCGACACGTCGGAGGAGGGCCGGGTGAAGCTGGAGCCCTTCACCGGCTACGGCGTGGTGCGCGTGCAGCAGGAACTGGGCGAGGGCTCGGTGGTGGGGGCGATGCTGACGGGCGTGAACCGCTCGCTGACGTCCTCGGGCCAGGGCGCGAGCCTCGCCTTCAACCTGCCCCAGCAGGCGTACACGGCGGGCGCGGATGCGTCGTTCCGGCTGGGGCCGGGCGGCGAGTACGCGCTCACCGCGTACGCGGGTGGCAGCTACGTGAGCGGCACGCGCGAGGCCATGGTGCGGCTGCAGCGCTCCAGCGCGCGCTACTACCAGCGGCCGGACCAGTCCTATGCGGTGTTGAATCCGGAGGCCACGTCGCTGTCGGGCTACACCGCGGGCGCGGCGTTGGAGCGGGTGAGCGGGCGCAACTGGCTGTGGCGCGTGCGCGGCTACGCGGAGTCCCCGGGCTTCGAAATCAACGACGTGGGCCGGCTCCAGTCGGCGGATGACCTGGACGCGGAGCTGAGCCTCACGTACCGGGACACGGACCCGGGCCGGTGGCTGCGAGGCCTGGAGGCGACGCTGTCGCTGTACAACGACTGGAACTACGGCGGGGTGCGCCAGGCCACCAGCCTGTCCTCGACGGTGGAGGCCACGCTGCCCAACTTCTGGACGGCGGAGGTGACGGCCACGTACCTGCCGCGCGCGCTGTCGGACGTGCTGACGCGCGGCGGGCCGCTGATGCAGACGGGGCAGGGCGTGGACGTCATCGCCGAGCTGTCCAACGCCTTCAGCGCGACGACGCGCTGGAGCCTCGAGGGGAAGGCGTGGCGCTACGAGACGGGCAGCCATGGCTACACGGTGGGCGGCAGCCTGGGCGTGCAGCCCACGCGACGGCTGCGCCTGGCGGTGGAGCCGGGCCTGTCCCACTACACGGAGGAGCCGCAGTACGTGGCCACGGTGGCTGGCGGGCGGCCGGAGACGTATGGCTCACGCTACGTCTTCGGCGCGGTGGAGCGGCGCGAGCTGTTCGCGCGGCTGCGCGTGGACTTCTTCGTCACCCCGGACCTGAGCGTGGAGCTGTACGCGGAGCCCTTCGCGTCCAGCGGGCGCTACAGCCGTTTCGGTGAGCTGCTCCAGGCTCAGGGACGCGCGCTGCTCTACTATGGCGATGAGAATGTCACGCGCGAGGCGGGACGGCTGAGGGTGGTGGACCCCGCCGGGACGGCCTTCGAGGTGGACGACCCGGACTTCAACCTCCGCTCGCTGCGCAGCAACCTGGTGGTGCGCTGGGAGTTCCGTCCGGGCAGCACGCTCTTCTTCGTGTGGCAGCAGGACCGCTCCAACGAGCAGGCCCTGGGGAGCGTGCTGGAGCCGGACGCGCTGGGCAACAGCTTCTCCGCGCCGGGCAGCCACACCTTCGCGGTGAAGCTGGCCTGGTGGCTGCCGGTGAACTGACGCCGTCGCGGCTCCCTCAGGGAGCGGTGGGCCTATCCCCGGTGAAGCGACCTGCTCTACCGTTCGGCGTGCGCTCCGCAACTGTTCCAGGAGAGAACGCCATGCCCCATCGCTCATTGCGTCCGCTGTTGCTGCTGGCCTCGCTGCTCATCGGCTGCTCATCCGGCCTCCGCGTCAACGTCCTCGAGCCCGCGCGGGTGAACGTGGGCGCCTCGCGCAAGCTCGTGGTGGTGCAGACCGAGGGCCAGTCCACCGTGCAGGACGTCGTCCTCCAGGAGCTGTATCGGCAGAGCCGGCAGGACGGCTACTTCTCGTTCACGGACCGCACCCACGCGGGCGGCACCGTGAAGCTCACGGGGAGCGAGGTGTTGCTGCAGGGGGAGAAGGCCACCGCCCTGGAGTCGGGGGAGGTCGGCCTGCGCATCGACGTGCTCGGTTGGGACGCGGATTTGGAGAAGCGCCAGCTCCAGGTCAAGGACGAGAAGGGCAGGATGCCGAAGAAGACCCAGAAGCAGGTCTTCGTCGCGAAGCTCATCCTGGGGGTGACGGCCTTCAACTCCGCGGGCAAGGTGCTGCTCGCGGAGGAGGAGTACGCGGGCGAGGTCGAGTCGGAGCGCGTGGACGTCCTGCTGCGCACGGTGGCCGGGCAGTTGGTGGACCGCGTGCTCCGGGACCTCACCCCGCGTCAGGTCTCCCACTACCTGCGCATGGATGACGAGGACGCGGCGCAGAAGGACATCGTCAAGGTGGCGGAGAAGGGCGACGTCGGACAGGCCATCACGCAGCTGACGTCCTACGTCGAGCAGCATCCGGACAACGCGGGTGGCTGGTACAACCTGGCCGTGCTGCTGGACGCCAGCGGCGAGTACGAGAAGGCGCTGGAGCACTACTCGCGCGCCATCTCCCTGACCTCGAAGGACTTCTATGTGAAGATGCAGGAAGCGTGCTCCAGCCGGCTCGCGAGCCGTCAGGCGCTGCGCGAGTGATGTGGCTGTTGGGAGGAGTCGTCGTTGAGTCCGGCGTCCACCGCTCCCCGGGGAGGTCCCACCGCGCGGGCGGCGTCTCCGGCCTCGGACGACCTGACGGCGCTCTACCGGCGCTTCGGCCCCGCCGTTCACCGCAGGGCGCTGTCGCTCACGCGTGACGCCGAGGAGGCGCTCGACGTCACGCAGGACACCTTCCTGGCGTACATGAAGGTGCGGGGCACGCCACGCGACGAGGCCTCTCCCTTCACGGTGCTGTATCAAATCGCCACGTATCGCGCGGTGGACCGCGTGCGCCGCCGCGCGCGCTGGTCCGGCAGCCTGGGCCCGCTGTCGGTGGAGGACGAGGACGCGGAGGACCGGCGTCAGGAGGCCGTGACTTCGCACGCCGGAGGGCTGGAGCGGGTGGAGGCCCTGCAGGACCTCGCACTCCTCACCCAGGGCGAGGACGAAGAGGTGCTGACGGTGGCGGTGCTCTACTTCGTGGAAGGGCACACCACGGACGAGGTGGCGCAGGTGTTGGACATGTCGCGCAAGACGGTGTCCCGGATGCTGGCGCGGTTCGCGGAGCGCGCGCGGAAGCGCAGCCTCCGCCTCACGCCCGGAGGGGCACCGTGAGCGCGGGAGAGCGCCGCATCCAGGATGCGTTGCTGGAGCGCTACCTCGCGGACGCGCTCGCTCCGGAGGCACGCCGTCAGCTGGAGTCCGTGCTGGCGGAGTCGGCGCCGGACCGGGAGCGACTGGAGGCGCTGCGGGCGGACTCGGCGGCGTTCCTCGTCCAGCACCCGCCCGGGCCGCTGGTGGCCCGCTACGAGGCCGCCGAGCCCGCGCGGCGGCGGCCCTGGTGGGTGCTGCTGGTGCCCGCGCTCGCGGCCTCGGTGCTGGTGGTGGTGTGGCTCCGGGAGGACCCGTACACCGTGAAGGGCACGGTGTCGCTGGTGCTGCACCGCAAGGCCGGCGACGGCAGCACGCGGGTGGAGCCGGGCGCGACGCTGGCCCCGGGAGACGTCCTCCAGTTCGAGGTGAAGGCGGCGGAGGACGGCTACGTGGCGGTGCTGAGCCGGGACGGGCAGGGCACCGTCACCGTGTATCACCCCTTCGGAGGCACGGAGGCGGCGCGCTACCAGGCGGCACGTCCGATGCTGCCGGCCGCGATTGAATTGGACGGGGTCCGCGGGCACGAGGAGGTGTACGCGCTGCACTCGAGCCAGCCCTTCGCGTTGGACCAGGCCGTGGCCGCGCTGAAGGAAGGCCGGAAGCTGGAGGACGCGGCCCCGAAGGGTGTGGCGGTGGAGCACGTCGGCTTCGACAAGCGCTGACCCGGCCCGGAAGCACCGCGAAGAAAAAAGTCCCACGGAAAATCCCCCACGCGATGAACGAGAGAGCGGGGCGCGATGGTGGGCGCGGGTCCTTGGGGGACCCGTGCCGCCAGGCCTGTCGGGCGCGCTCCGCCATGCAAGGGGGAAGGCCAAGATGACGACGGTGCGGTGTGTGATTGCCTCGGAGCAGCGCCAGTTGGACGACGCGCTCCGGGTGCGCTGGGCGGTGTTCGGCGCGGAAATGGGGCTGCTGGGGACGCCTCCTCCGGCGCCACGGGACGTGAGCTGCTTCGACACATTGGAGACGACGCTCCACTTCGTCGTGTACGCCGGGGACACGGCGGTGGCGACGTCGCGCCTGCTGCTGCCGAACGCGGAGGTGGCGCGCGCTTCCGGGCAGAGGCTGGGCATCGAGCTGGAGCAGAAGCTGGACCTGCGCCAGGTGGACGCGCCGGGCATGCGGCTGGCGGAGACGACGCGCTACTGCGTGCTGCGCGGGTATCGCGGCTCGGAGGTGCTGCTGCGCCTGCAGGCGGAGATGTACCGGGAGAGTCGCAGGCGCGGGGTGACGCACTGGATTGCGTCCGCGAACACGGAGACGGACTGCGCGCAGGACGCGCTCATCGCCTTCCAGGTGGCAGCGCGGATGCGGTGTGTGAGTCCCCACTGGAAGGTGACACCCCACGAACCCGTCCAGGCTCCCGAGGTGCCCGAGGCCCCGCTCTACACGCCGGAGGAGCGCCTGCGCGCGTGCCAGGGCCGCTTCGACGGCCTGCGCCTGCCTCGCACGCTGTCCCTCTTCGCGAAGAAGCTGGGCGCGCGCTTCATCAGTGAGCCCCTCTATGACGCGCGCTTCCACCGGTACGCCACGCCGCTGGTCGCCGCGTTGGACGCGATTCCCGTCAGCACGCTGGCCTGGTTCGACGCGTTGCCGGTGAGCGCCTCGCGCGCCGCCTGAAGTCCCCACCCCACCACCACTCACTTCAACAGCGGGCGCGCCACGGGTGCGCCCGAACGGGAGAAGCACATGTCGACGGAGCTCATCGTGAAGCTGGAGCAGGAGGCGAATACCCTGGTGCGTGAGTTGGACGCCCACCCGGACGCGCGCAGTCTCTTCGAGGGCACGACGGACGCGGGCCAGTACGCCGGGTATCTCGCGCAGTCGTACCACTACGTGCGGTGGACGGCGCCGCTGCTGGGTCTCGCGGGCCGGCGAATGCAGCGACTGGGGCGCCACCCCGCGCTGGGCGCGCTGCTCGTGCAGAAGGCGAAGGAGGAGTCGGGCCACGAGCGCTGGCTGCTCTCCGACCTGCGCGCGCTGGGCTGGTCGAAGGAGCGGGTGGAGGCGACGCCCGCCTGCGCGGCCGTGCGCGCGTACGTGAGCTGGAACCGCTTCACCGCGGAGGCGGGCATGCCCACCGCCTTCCTCGGGACGGCCTACGTGCTGGAGCACCTGTCCGTGGTGCGCGCGGGGCTGGCGGCGGAGCGCCTGGTCGCGCGTGGGGCCATCCCCGACATCCACCGCGCCGTCACCTTCCTGCGGGGCCACGCGGGCGCGGACGGGGACCACGTGGCGGAGCTGGCCAGCGTGCTGAGCACCCTGCGGGACGCGGCCGAGCGAGAGGCCATCCTCCTCTCCGCCACCACCACGCGGGCCCTCTATCCGGCCCTCTTCACTCCCGCCACGGAGGCCGCCGCCCACGTCGTGGGCTGAGCACCGACACCCGCCCTCCCGCACTTCGACTTGCAAAGGTGTCGAAAGGACACTAACAATGTGTCGAAGGTACACGAAGCGAGAGGGCGGGCTCAATGGTCATCGGGTACATGAAGGCGGCACCGACGACGTACGTCATGCAGTTCGAGGGGGGACGGGTGGTCCGCGAGGGGGCGGGGCTCTCGTTCTTCTACTGGAAGCCGTCCGCGACGCTGGTGTCGGTGCCGCTGTCGAGCGCGGACGTGCCCTTCGCCTTCAACGAGGTGACGCGGGACTTCCAGGCGGTGACGCTGCAGGGGCAGCTCACGTACCGGGTGGCGGACCCGAAGCGGCTGGCGTCGCTGCTGGACTACTCGGTGGGGACGTCCGGGCGCCACCGCTCGGACGACCCGGAGAAGCTGGCGGAGCGGCTGGTGCAGGTGGCGCAGGTTCGCGCGCGCACGGTGGTGCAGGGCATGCCGCTGCGTGAGGTGTTGGTCCACACGGACACGATTGAGGCCCAGGTGCTCGCGGCCCTGGCGGTGGCGGAGTCGGTGCGGGGGCTGGGCGTGGAGGTGATGGCCTTCTCGCTCCTGTCGGTGCAGCCGACGCCGGAGATGGCGCGGGCGCTGGAGGCGGAGGCGCGCGAAGGACTGCAGCGTACGGCGGACGAGGCCATCTACGCGCGCCGCAACGCCGCCGTGGAGCAGGAGCGCCGCATCAAGGAGAGCGAACTGGCCACCGAGCTGGCGGTGGAGGCGCGGCAGCGCCAGATTCGCGAGGCGAAGATGTCGGCGGACATCGCCGTGGAGGAGCAGCGCTCCGCGCTGATGGAGCGCTGGAGCCAGAACGAGCGCCAGGCGGCGGACGCGCGCGCGTACGCGCTGGAGAAGACGCTGGCGCCAGTGCGCGGGGTGGACTGGAAGACGCTGATGGCCACGTCGGCGGGGGGCGGGGACCCGGCGCTGAACATCGCGCTCGCCTTCCGGGAGATGGCGGAGAACGCGCAGCGCATCGGCGAGCTGAACGTGTCGCCGGACCTGCTGCACTCGCTGATGAGCGCGTCGGGCAGCGGAGGCAAGCCCACCGGGCCTCGCAATCGCTGACCGGAAGAGAGGGCGGCCATGTACGAGAAGATCGTCCTCGTCACCCGCCGCACGCGGCTGGCGGGGCTGGTGGAGCGCTTCAACACGAAGAAGCAGGCGAAGTTCTACGTGGAGCACGCGGGGCAGGACTTCGAGGAGTTCTCCCGCGAGGACGAGTCCTACCGCCGCGCGGTGGACGCGCTGCGCGACACGCTGGGCCTGGGGCTGCCGGTGCAGCAGGTGGACCGGAGTCTGGTTCCCACCTTCCTCTTCACGGGGAAGGAGGTCGTCGTCGTGGCCGGGCAGGACGGGCTGGTGGCGAACGTGGCGAAGTACGTGGGGGAGCAGCCGCTGGTGGGCGTGAATCCGGACCCGGAGCGCTTCGACGGCGTGCTGCTGCCCTACCGCGTGGAGGGGGCGCGGGGCGCGGTGCGCAAGGTGCTGGAGGGGAAGGCGGGCTTCCGGCAGGTGACGCTGGCGGAAGCGCGGCTGGAGGACGGGCAGCGGCTGCTCGCCTTCAATGACTTGTTCATCGGCGCGAAGTCGCACGTGTCGGCGCGCTACCGGCTGCGCTACGGGGACAAGGAGGAGTCGCAGTCGTCCAGCGGGGTGCTGGTGTCCACGGGGGCGGGCTCCAGCGGGTGGCTGTCGTCGGTCTTCACGCTGGCGCGGAGCCTGACGCAGCAGACGGGCGGGGTGCCGGGGCAGCCGTGGAAGCTGGCGTGGGAGGACCCCAAGCTGGCCTTCGTGGTGCGCGAGCCCTTCATCAGCCGCCACTCCGCCGCGGACGTGGTGGGCGGCTTCGTGACGGCGGAGCGCGAGCTGGTGCTGGAGTCGAGGATGGCGTCGGCGGGTGTCATCTTCAGCGATGGCGTGGAGGAGGACTTCCTCAAGTTCGGCGCCGGTGCCACCGCGCGCATCCGTCCGGCGAAGCAGCGCGTGCGCCTGGTGGTGGGCTGAAATGCGAGGGCCGCCGTGCCCGGACACGGGGCACGGCGGCCTCGGTGCATCAGCTCCCGGACCGCGGGAGCCGCGGCCTCAGAAGTGTTCCTTCATGAACTCCTTCAGGTCCTCACGGGATTCCTCGAGCTTCTCCTTCGCCCCGTCGATTTTCTGCTGCAGCGCGCGGTCCTGCTTGTCCAGCTCGATGATGCGGGAGTGGATGTAGTCCATCTGCTCCTGGTCCTTGAGGGTCTGCGTCGCCTGGTCCAGATAGTGGCCCAGCTCCTTCTGGATGTTGGCCTGCTGCGCCTCCAGGTCCTTGATGACGCCCTCGATGAGGCGCATGCGGGCCTGGGGCTCGGGCTCGCTGAACAGCGGGTTGGTGCCGTTGTAGCAACTGCCGATGAACATCACCTTGCTGAGACCGTTGGCGAACTTCGTGATGGGGTTCTTGAGGACCATGTTCAGGAGCCCCGCGCCCTTCACCGCGGTGCCAGCCTTCGACGCGATGCCCTTCTTGTGCGCGACGTCCTCGCCCTCGGTGCCGGTGGGGTCCACCAGGTCCAGCGGGCGGTTGCGCACGTAGCCGTAGAGGTTGCACTCCACCGGGCTGGTGCGGCACTTCTCCAGGTCCTCGAGGAACACGGGGTCCGGCGTGGTGAAGCGGCTGATGCGGGGGTCGTAGTCGCGCACCCCCATCCGGACGAAGCCGAGGTCGGCGTCGTACGCCTTCTCCACATAGTCCAGCGCGGCAGCCCCCACCGGGTGGGTGACGCGGTCCCCGTAGGGAGAGGCCAGGCGCTCCGTGCCATCCGCCTCCGCCATGACGCTGCCGCGGCGGTCGGTGGCCAGCAGCTGGAAGGCGCCATTCCTCAGCACGCCCACGAGCTGCTTGTCCACGCGCACCGGCTGGGTGATGCCAGAGCCGTCCAGGTAGCCGCCATCCTTGAGGTAGGCCGCGAGCGGCGTGCCCCCGCTGCCCAGCTTGAGGATGCGCTCACCGTCCTCGTCGTAGAGGAAGCTCCAGCTGCTGGCGCCGCTCTGCGCGGTGGCCACCTGGCCGTCGGGACCGTAGGTGAGGGTGAGGCCATCCCGGCTCACCGTGCGCCCCAGTCCGTCGAGCGTGTACGTCACGCCACCGGCCACCAGCGTGTTGCCGCCCGCCGTGAGCGTGCGCGTGCCCGAGCCATCCGTGATGGAGGTGGGCAGGCCCGCGGCGTCGAAGCCGTAGGTGTACGCATGCTGCGCGTCCTGAGCGCTGGTGAGGAAGCCTTGCGGGGAGTAGCCGTACTGGCGCGTCAGCTGCGTGCCGCCGAACTGCGTCACCTCGCTGCCGGTGAGGCCCCGGGCATTCAGCTTCCACGCGACCGACGAACTCCAGGCCGGCGTCGTCTGCGCCAGGCTGGTGCGCTGGCGGGTGAGCGCGTCATAGCTGAACACCACGGACGTGCCGCCGCCGAAGCCCACCTGCGCCAGCTGCCCGAGCCCGTTGTACTGCACGCTGGCCCAGGGCTGTCCGTTGAGCGTCATCGTGCTCAGCCGGCCGTACGCGTCCCAGCCGTTCCCGACGGAGGTGGTGCTGAGGACGTTGCCGCTCGTGTCCTTCACCTGGGTCGTCTCCAGCTTGACCTCGCCGCTCTCCGCGTAGGTCTGGGTGGTCTCCACGGTGCGCCAGCCGGTGAAGGTCAGCGTCGTCCGGGACAGGGTGCCGTCCGGGCGGTACTGGAGCAGCTTCGTGTACCCGTCGCCGGAGGTGGCCGTGTGCAGCCCCGGCCAGGTGGTGTTCGTGGGCTGCGCCGGCGAGGCGCCGTCGTAGTAGAGCTGGTACGTCTTCACGCCGCCGCCCGCCTGCGTGTGGGTGATGATGGTGCGGCGGCCCGCGGTGTCGTACTGGTAGCTCTCGCTGCGGACCAGCGTGTTGGCCGGCGTGCGGAACCGCTTCGCCGTCACCAGCCACGTGCCGGGCGCGTACTCGAAGTCCACGTTCGCCACGCCGTCGCGCTCCACGCGCCCGACGCGGCCGTAGGCGTCATAGGTCAGCCGGTGCCCCTGGCCTCCGGGCAGCGTCACCGCGCGCAGGCGGCCGAGGGCGTCATGGGCGTAGGTATGGACGGCGCCGGACTCGTCCTCGTACCGCGCCACCCGTTTCTCCGAGTCCAGGAACTGACGGTGCGCCAGCGTCCCGTTCTCCTGCGTCTCCACGCGCAGGCCCCCGGCGTCCAGCGACCAGGCCGTCGCCAGGGTCTGCTGCACGTCCACGTGGTGGCGCAGCACCTTCTCCACCTCGTAGCCGAAGACGGCGGTGCGCGTGCTCGCCGTCTGCTCCACGCCGCTCAGGAGCGTGGCGTAGTCGAGCGCCGCCATGTCGGTGTTGGCCGGCAGGTTCGGGCGCACGTAGCTCAGCTTCTCGCGCTGCTGGCGGCCATGCACCGTCAGGCCGTCCACCACCCAGCCCTCCGGGATGAGGCGGCCCTTCGCCACCTCCTCACCCGCGGCGGTGGAGTAGTCCTGGGTGAAGCGCCGGGCGTTGTTGCCCGCGTCCACCAGCGCCGTGGCGGCGATGCTCGCGGGCCGCGTGGCCATGGCGAACCGGTAGTCCAGCAGCTCGTTC contains these protein-coding regions:
- a CDS encoding GNAT family N-acetyltransferase, which gives rise to MTTVRCVIASEQRQLDDALRVRWAVFGAEMGLLGTPPPAPRDVSCFDTLETTLHFVVYAGDTAVATSRLLLPNAEVARASGQRLGIELEQKLDLRQVDAPGMRLAETTRYCVLRGYRGSEVLLRLQAEMYRESRRRGVTHWIASANTETDCAQDALIAFQVAARMRCVSPHWKVTPHEPVQAPEVPEAPLYTPEERLRACQGRFDGLRLPRTLSLFAKKLGARFISEPLYDARFHRYATPLVAALDAIPVSTLAWFDALPVSASRAA
- a CDS encoding iron-containing redox enzyme family protein; translation: MSTELIVKLEQEANTLVRELDAHPDARSLFEGTTDAGQYAGYLAQSYHYVRWTAPLLGLAGRRMQRLGRHPALGALLVQKAKEESGHERWLLSDLRALGWSKERVEATPACAAVRAYVSWNRFTAEAGMPTAFLGTAYVLEHLSVVRAGLAAERLVARGAIPDIHRAVTFLRGHAGADGDHVAELASVLSTLRDAAEREAILLSATTTRALYPALFTPATEAAAHVVG
- a CDS encoding DUF4384 domain-containing protein, producing the protein MSAGERRIQDALLERYLADALAPEARRQLESVLAESAPDRERLEALRADSAAFLVQHPPGPLVARYEAAEPARRRPWWVLLVPALAASVLVVVWLREDPYTVKGTVSLVLHRKAGDGSTRVEPGATLAPGDVLQFEVKAAEDGYVAVLSRDGQGTVTVYHPFGGTEAARYQAARPMLPAAIELDGVRGHEEVYALHSSQPFALDQAVAALKEGRKLEDAAPKGVAVEHVGFDKR
- a CDS encoding DUF5916 domain-containing protein codes for the protein MNLRVVPFTLCMLLLGASLAHAQVPGPRRKMAAVRVEQPPTLDGVLDDEAWKQATFTTDLIQKEPDQGLPATLRTEVAFVYDEDALYVGARMFSDSPADIEAVMTRRDESGVAERLIVSLDTWHDRRTAYSFAVTAAGQRVDWFHPVDSEYERDFSFNPVWQARTRLTGEGWVAELRIPFSQLRFNDGDEQVWGLNLNRYVPRRNEDDFWVAVPRHVTGWSSWFGDLTGVRGVRPSRRLELLPYVAGDWQVNSGRNPRAGTPFDARRDYAGSVGGDAKVGLGPNLTLDATVNPDFGQLEADPAVVNLSAFETFFEERRPFFTEGSQLFTGNGPAYFYSRRIGASPRLLVDLQSQRDYVEAPRASTLWGAGKLTGRLASGMSVGALAAVTGHSFADVYDFDTSEEGRVKLEPFTGYGVVRVQQELGEGSVVGAMLTGVNRSLTSSGQGASLAFNLPQQAYTAGADASFRLGPGGEYALTAYAGGSYVSGTREAMVRLQRSSARYYQRPDQSYAVLNPEATSLSGYTAGAALERVSGRNWLWRVRGYAESPGFEINDVGRLQSADDLDAELSLTYRDTDPGRWLRGLEATLSLYNDWNYGGVRQATSLSSTVEATLPNFWTAEVTATYLPRALSDVLTRGGPLMQTGQGVDVIAELSNAFSATTRWSLEGKAWRYETGSHGYTVGGSLGVQPTRRLRLAVEPGLSHYTEEPQYVATVAGGRPETYGSRYVFGAVERRELFARLRVDFFVTPDLSVELYAEPFASSGRYSRFGELLQAQGRALLYYGDENVTREAGRLRVVDPAGTAFEVDDPDFNLRSLRSNLVVRWEFRPGSTLFFVWQQDRSNEQALGSVLEPDALGNSFSAPGSHTFAVKLAWWLPVN
- a CDS encoding RNA polymerase sigma factor gives rise to the protein MSPASTAPRGGPTARAASPASDDLTALYRRFGPAVHRRALSLTRDAEEALDVTQDTFLAYMKVRGTPRDEASPFTVLYQIATYRAVDRVRRRARWSGSLGPLSVEDEDAEDRRQEAVTSHAGGLERVEALQDLALLTQGEDEEVLTVAVLYFVEGHTTDEVAQVLDMSRKTVSRMLARFAERARKRSLRLTPGGAP
- a CDS encoding tetratricopeptide repeat protein gives rise to the protein MPHRSLRPLLLLASLLIGCSSGLRVNVLEPARVNVGASRKLVVVQTEGQSTVQDVVLQELYRQSRQDGYFSFTDRTHAGGTVKLTGSEVLLQGEKATALESGEVGLRIDVLGWDADLEKRQLQVKDEKGRMPKKTQKQVFVAKLILGVTAFNSAGKVLLAEEEYAGEVESERVDVLLRTVAGQLVDRVLRDLTPRQVSHYLRMDDEDAAQKDIVKVAEKGDVGQAITQLTSYVEQHPDNAGGWYNLAVLLDASGEYEKALEHYSRAISLTSKDFYVKMQEACSSRLASRQALRE
- a CDS encoding SPFH domain-containing protein encodes the protein MVIGYMKAAPTTYVMQFEGGRVVREGAGLSFFYWKPSATLVSVPLSSADVPFAFNEVTRDFQAVTLQGQLTYRVADPKRLASLLDYSVGTSGRHRSDDPEKLAERLVQVAQVRARTVVQGMPLREVLVHTDTIEAQVLAALAVAESVRGLGVEVMAFSLLSVQPTPEMARALEAEAREGLQRTADEAIYARRNAAVEQERRIKESELATELAVEARQRQIREAKMSADIAVEEQRSALMERWSQNERQAADARAYALEKTLAPVRGVDWKTLMATSAGGGDPALNIALAFREMAENAQRIGELNVSPDLLHSLMSASGSGGKPTGPRNR
- a CDS encoding NAD+ kinase — translated: MYEKIVLVTRRTRLAGLVERFNTKKQAKFYVEHAGQDFEEFSREDESYRRAVDALRDTLGLGLPVQQVDRSLVPTFLFTGKEVVVVAGQDGLVANVAKYVGEQPLVGVNPDPERFDGVLLPYRVEGARGAVRKVLEGKAGFRQVTLAEARLEDGQRLLAFNDLFIGAKSHVSARYRLRYGDKEESQSSSGVLVSTGAGSSGWLSSVFTLARSLTQQTGGVPGQPWKLAWEDPKLAFVVREPFISRHSAADVVGGFVTAERELVLESRMASAGVIFSDGVEEDFLKFGAGATARIRPAKQRVRLVVG